One window of the Pedobacter ginsengisoli genome contains the following:
- a CDS encoding YceI family protein, translating into MKKVKLLAPLLCALMFIACKDDKVEVNYKPYKLEAGSTVKWKGTVVGGPSNEGTISASGGGFYVADEKVIGGEVNISVASIAVTNNLPAEAKIELINHLKTSDFFNLAMHPTVSYTVVSTEKLPTPDAAGNNYKIYGSMKLLGSSFPLNIPAKMTIGDDKITIKSTFTFDRSKWGMNFAVVTPAPNGDLIEKDVEVIIDLVAEKEK; encoded by the coding sequence ATGAAAAAAGTAAAATTACTAGCGCCACTATTGTGCGCATTGATGTTCATTGCCTGTAAGGACGACAAGGTAGAAGTGAACTACAAACCTTATAAACTGGAGGCGGGTTCTACGGTAAAATGGAAAGGCACTGTCGTTGGCGGACCTTCCAATGAGGGTACGATTAGCGCCTCAGGAGGCGGTTTCTATGTAGCCGACGAAAAGGTGATCGGCGGTGAGGTTAATATTTCAGTGGCCTCTATTGCCGTGACTAATAACCTACCTGCTGAAGCAAAAATCGAACTGATCAATCACCTAAAGACTTCCGACTTCTTCAATCTGGCAATGCATCCAACGGTATCCTATACGGTAGTCAGCACCGAAAAGCTTCCCACACCGGACGCAGCGGGCAACAACTACAAGATCTATGGCAGCATGAAATTGCTAGGATCATCCTTTCCATTGAATATTCCGGCTAAGATGACCATTGGAGACGACAAGATCACGATCAAATCGACCTTTACGTTCGACAGGTCAAAATGGGGAATGAACTTTGCCGTGGTAACACCAGCACCAAATGGAGACCTGATCGAAAAGGATGTAGAAGTAATCATCGACCTGGTGGCCGAAAAAGAAAAATAA